The genomic window CGCTAGATTCGCAATCGGTCAGTTTGCCCGGCAATACGGCAACTCCGGAAGATTTTTTCTTCTCGACTTTTTGTAGTGAGCGAAGGCGGGATTGCGCTTGTTTGATGACTAGCTCAGCAAGTTTTTTGCCGTAATCAACATGCGAGTTGAGCCACAGTTCTAGCGGTGGTTTAGTGAAGCTCGATACCAATTTGACGGCGTCGCGCGAGTTCAGGCGCTCTTTGATCTGGCCCTGAAATTGCGGATCCAATACCTTAGCAGAGAGCACAAAAGAAACCCGTGCAAACACGTCTTCGGGTAATAGCTTAACGCCTTTTGGTAGCAGTGAATGCATCTCGACGAAGCCTTTGACCGCGCCATACAGACCTTCGCGCAAACCGGACTCGTGCGTGCCGCCGGCTGTGGTGGGAATCAGGTTGACGAAGGATTCGCGCACTACCGCGCCTTCTTCTGTCCATGCCACGACCCAGCTGGCGCCTTCGCCTTCGGCAAAACCATCGGTGTCGCCATTTGAGAATTGCTCGCCTTCAAACAAAGGTATCAGGGGTTCACCGTGCGAAGATTGCGCCAGCGACTCGGTCAGATAGCCTCGCAGACCCTGATCGTATTGCCAGGTCTGGCTCTCGCCGGTTTTTTCTATAGTCAGCGTGACTTTGACGCCCGGTAGTAAGACCGCCTTGGAGCGCAATAAACGCTGCAGCTCTAGTTGTGAAATATTCGGCGAATCAAAATACTTGGGGTCAGGCCAGATGCTAACGCGGGTGCCATTCTTTTTGTCGCCACGGGTCTGCGGCACGCTAGTTAAAGGCTCGATCACATCACCGTCGGCGAAAGTAAGCTTATGGATGCCGGCTTCGCGCCATACTGTGATTTCTAAGCGCTTGGAGAGGGCATTGGTGACCGATACGCCGACGCCATGCAAGCCGCCCGAAAACGCATAGGCGCCGCCTGAACCCTTGTCGAATTTTCCGCCCGCATGTAAGCGTGTGAAGACTATCTCTACGGTTGGAACTTGTTCCTCCGGATGCAGACCAACCGGAATACCGCGGCCGTCATCTTCGACAGTAATACTGCCATCGGCATTGACGGTGATGTGCATATTCTTGCAATGCCCACCCAGAGCCTCATCCGAGGCATTGTCGATCACCTCTTGAATAATGTGCAGGGGATTTTCGGTGCGGGTGTACATGCCAGGTCTTTGTTTGACCGGTTCCAGTCCCTTGAGGACACGGATGGATGATTCGCTATAGTCGGATGGGAGAGAAGTTTTTTTAGTGGCCATGCGATGAGTCTAAAAGAATTGGCAAAAATATTTTTTTAAATTATAGGGCTTAGCGACTGCTAACAAATGCAAACTGAAAAATCCAAAAAATATTTACTCAGTATGTTCAGTCCGGCATAGCGCAGTCGGTAAAATTTGCCTATTGTAGCCGTAATTGTTAGCTTTAGTTGGCTTTAGCTGATTTTATATACAGTGTATGCGCATTTGAGCGAGCGCTTTATTTGCTTAATAGACGCATGCCGCGTTCCAAACCCTCGATTGTCACTGGAAACATACGGTTATTCATAATTTGTCGTATCACCGAAACCGATTGCCGGTATTGCCATAAGCCTTCTGGCTCAGGATTGAGCCAGATGAATTTGGGAAAGCTAGAGGTGAAGCGTTGCAGCCAGGTGGCGCCAGCTTCTTCATTATTGTACTCAACCGAGCCGCCTGGTTGCAAAATTTCATAGGGACTCATGGTGGCGTCGCCGACAAAGATCACCTTGGTGTCGGGCGGGTATTTGCGCAAGACATCCCAGGTCGGAGATTTTTCCGCATGGCGGCGCTGGTTGTTCTTCCACAAATAATCGTAAACACAATTATGGAAGTAGAAAAATTCCATATTCTTAAATTCTGTTTTCGCGGCCGAAAACAACTCTTCGGTACGCGCAATATGGTCGTCCATGGTGCCGCCGACATCAAGCAGCATGAGGACCTTGATATTGTTTTTGCGCTCGGCCTGCATTTTGATATCCAGGTAGCCGGCATTATTTGCGGTCGCCTTGATCGTGGCGTCGAGGGCTAACTCTTCTTGTGCGCCAAGGCGCGCAAATTTGCGCAAACGCCGCAGTGCTACCTTGATGTTGCGTGTACCCAGTTCGCGCTCGGCATCGTAATCTTTATATGCCCTCGCTTCCCACACTTTGACCGCGGTGCGATTGCCGCCCTTGCCGCCTATGCGCACTCCCTCGGGATTGGTGCCGCCGTTGCCAAAAGGGGAGGTGCCGCCCGTGCCTATCCACTTGCTACCGCCTTCATGTCGCTCTTTTTGCTCCTTGAGTAGTTCTTGCAACCTGCCCATTAATTTGTCGTAACCGAATTTTTCCAAGGCGGCGCGCTGCTCGTCACTGAGTTCACGCAGCATGCGTTGGCTAAGCCATTCGAGCGGTATTTCGGGGTTTTTTTCAAAGATAGTTTCTATGCCTTTGAAATACAATCCGAAAGCGCGATCAAACTTATCGTAATGCGCTTCATCCTTGATCATGATGGTTCTGGAGAGGAAATAGAAATTGTCCATAGACATGCTGATCAGGCCTTTTTCCATGGCCTCTAGCAAGGTCAGAAACTCCTTGATGGAAACAGGAATTTTTGCATCTTTCAGGGTGAAGAAGAAATCGATTAGCACTTAAGGTCCTTCGAATTAAGGATATTGGTTGAGCATAAATTGCAAATTTTTCTTAACGCCCGGCCATTCATTTTGCAGGATGCTATACACCACCGTGTCGCGCACCCGCCCGTCTGGCAAAATGGTGTGATTGCGTAGCACTCCGTCGCGTTTTGCACCTAGTCGCTCGATCGCAGCCTGGGAGGCGCGATTAAACCAGTCGGTGCGAAATTCTACCGCGTTACAGGATAGCACCTCAAAGGCGTGACTTAATAAGAGCAGCTTGCACTCGGTATTGACCGCGCTTCTTTGCGCCCGTTTTGCATACCAAGTGTAGCCAATTTCCAAGCGCTTATTATTCTGGTCGATATTACAGTAGCGTGTGGAGCCTATAATTTCTCCGCTAAGCAGGCTACGTACCGCAAATGGAATCGCCTTTTCTTGTTTTTGCATTTCGAGCGCGGTGTCCAGCCATTGCTGGGTTTTCTCAAACGAGGGAACCGTAGTAAAGAATAGTTTCCACAGTTGCCCGTCATTTGCGGCAGCTTGAATGGCGCTTAAGTGATCATTTACCAATGGTTCCAGCCGCACGTGCGCCCCTGATAACGTGACTGAAGAAGGTGACATTTAAATCTCCAAAAAGAAAGCGTAAGGATTAAGTAATTAAGTTAGCGGCCTTATTTATAGTGTTATGGCATAAACTTGATGATTGTATCTGTGTCTTATACAACAGTTTAGCGGTGCTAAGAGCGTGCATTTTTACAAAAGTTCTCAGTCGCTTGCTAATGTAAATAAAAGAAGTTATACTGCAAAGCTGTAAAGAAATTATGCGGCGTGGCAATCTTGTGAGGTCACTTTGAACCCGTCGCTTTGACCACGTTTAGGAAATCTCATGGCAAATACCGCACAAGCACGCAAGCGTGCTCGTCAAGCAGTAAAACAAAACGCGCACAACTCTAGCCAGCGTTCGACTCTGCGTACAGCAATTAAAGCTGTTCGTAAGGCAATCGAAGCCGGTGACAAAGCTGCTGCAGCTGTTATCTATCAAAATTCGATCTCTACTGTAGATCGTATTGCTGATAAAAAAATCATCCACAAGAACAAAGCTGCTCGTCATAAGAGCCGTTTGTCTGCTGCGATTAAAGCATTGGCAGCTTAATAGATTTTTAAGCGAATTAGATAGGCACTGCGCCTGTTAAACGCTTGAGTTTAATCTTTAAGATGTAAAAAAGCCGCGATTTTTCGCGGCTTTTTTTTTGTTTGCTAAGACATGTAATGTGAAAGTGCGGGCGCTGATTGCATTGCCCGCAGCTTGCGATTATGGGCGTAGCGGTAATCCTTCGATTTTGCTGCCAGATTTAATATTTTTCTGCTTGAACCAACCCTGATTCATCTCCAAAGCATAGCGAACCACTTTTTTTGCGCAATGTGAGTCGGTGGTTTCAGGTTGCATATCTTCGATGTTGACAATTTTCCCCTCGGTGTCGATAAAAGCTACAGATAAAGGTATCAGAGTATTTTTCATCCACATGCAGACGCCAGCAGGTGCGCCAAAATCAAACACCATACCCTCATTGCTAGCTAGCTTGGTACGCATCATGAGACCTTGTTGGCGCTCGGCATCAGTTGCCGCAACTTCTGCATGAATCACATAAATGCCGGCAGATAATTGCACGCTCGCCGATTTGGTTTGGGCATAAGAAACTGATGTGCTGCTCAGGGCGATTGCGCTTAGCGCAATGAGTCGGGTGAAAATACTGTGCATGATCATTATTGATGTAATTAATAGTTTAAAGAGGGCGTTCGCTCGCTAGTGTACTACGCGCCATTAAATGCATGGGCTTTAAGCTAACGCAGCAATTGTGTTACTTCTGCTGCATCTGTACTTCCATCCATTCGCCTGGGAGTAGGGGGTGGCTTTCTAAAGAAAAATTCCCTATGGCACTGCGTATCAATCTAAGTGTAGGCAGGCCCGCGGCGGCCGTCATGCGTCTTACCTGACGGTTTTTTCCTTCCGATAGAATAATACAAAGCCAGCTAGTAGGTATGTCGGCTCTTTGTCGTATTGGGGGATCGCGTAACCATAGCCACTCTGGCGCATTGATATGTTTAACGATGCAGGTTTTTGTGACGAAATCGCCCAAATCTATGGGTTGGGATAATAGCTTGAGTTGCTGCGCTGTAGGTTTGCCCTCAACTTGTACTAAATAGGTTTTTGCCTGCTTGTGATCTGGATGGCTGATGCTATGCTGTAGTTGGCCGTCATCGGTCAGTAATACTAGGCCTTCACTATCTGCATCGAGTCGACCGGCGGGATAGACTCCGGGGATCTTGACGTAGTCGGCGAGTGTTGGGCGACTGGGATGGTCCGAAAATTGGCACATCACATTGTATGGTTTATTGAGTAAGATCAATTTCATTGGTGTATTGTATGAGACTTGCATAAAACGCTAGTGTCGCAAAATTATGGCATCTAGTAAAATACTAGTGCATAATGCGAAATGGTAGTCTTCTGTCTTATATAAGAGTTTATTTTTAAAGAGTTTACTCTAAAAAGTCCAGACTAGATATATTTTGAGAAAAGCGCGACCCGCTTGATCACCCGAATCTACGGAGAAAACGATGTACCAACATATTAAAGTTCCCGCTGAAGGTAAAAAAATTACCGTCAATGCTGATTATTCCCTGAATGTTCCAGATAATCCTATCATCCCTTTTATCGAAGGTGATGGTACTGGTGTTGATATTAGCCCAGTTATGATGAAGGTGGTTGATGCTGCGGTTGCCAAAGCTTATGCCGGTAAACGTAAAATTAGCTGGATGGAAATCTACGCTGGTGAAAAATCGACTAAGGTTTATGGCCCAGATGTATGGTTGCCAGAAGAAACTCTGCGTGTCTTGAAAGACTACGTTGTTTCTATCAAGGGCCCATTGACGACGCCAGTTGGCGGCGGCATACGTTCCTTGAACGTTGCATTGCGTCAAGAACTCGATTTGTATGTTTGCTTGCGCCCAGTCCGTTACTTTAAAGGCGTTCCATCGCCAGTACGTGAGCCGCATAAAACAGACATGGTGATCTTCCGTGAAAACTCAGAAGATATCTATGCAGGTATCGAATTTGCTCAAGGGTCAGAGCAAGTTAAAAAACTGATCGCTTTCCTGAAGACAGAAATGGGCGTTACTAAGATACGCTTCCCTGAAACTTCGGGTATCGGTATCAAGCCAGTTTCTATCGAAGGTACCGAGCGTCTGGTACGCAAGGCGATTCAATACGCGATCGACAATGATAAGCCTTCGGTGACTATCGTTCACAAAGGTAACATCATGAAGTACACCGAAGGTGGCTTCCGTGATTGGGCCTACGCTTTGGCACAAAAAGAATTTGGTGCTGAATTGATTGATGGCGGCC from Undibacterium parvum includes these protein-coding regions:
- a CDS encoding DNA topoisomerase IV subunit B, with product MATKKTSLPSDYSESSIRVLKGLEPVKQRPGMYTRTENPLHIIQEVIDNASDEALGGHCKNMHITVNADGSITVEDDGRGIPVGLHPEEQVPTVEIVFTRLHAGGKFDKGSGGAYAFSGGLHGVGVSVTNALSKRLEITVWREAGIHKLTFADGDVIEPLTSVPQTRGDKKNGTRVSIWPDPKYFDSPNISQLELQRLLRSKAVLLPGVKVTLTIEKTGESQTWQYDQGLRGYLTESLAQSSHGEPLIPLFEGEQFSNGDTDGFAEGEGASWVVAWTEEGAVVRESFVNLIPTTAGGTHESGLREGLYGAVKGFVEMHSLLPKGVKLLPEDVFARVSFVLSAKVLDPQFQGQIKERLNSRDAVKLVSSFTKPPLELWLNSHVDYGKKLAELVIKQAQSRLRSLQKVEKKKSSGVAVLPGKLTDCESSDITRNELFLVEGDSAGGSAKMGRDKEFQAILPLRGKVLNSWESERDRLFANNEIHDIAVAIGVDPHNMKDNPDISNLRYGKICILSDADVDGSHIQVLLLTLFFKHFPQLIARGHICVARPPLFRVDAPARGKKPAQKIYALDQGELTAIEDKLRKDGVKEGAWAISRFKGLGEMNAVQLWDTTMNPDTRRLLPVALGEFDQEFSEARFNMLMGKGEAAARRAWLEEHGNEVEADI
- a CDS encoding vWA domain-containing protein — translated: MLIDFFFTLKDAKIPVSIKEFLTLLEAMEKGLISMSMDNFYFLSRTIMIKDEAHYDKFDRAFGLYFKGIETIFEKNPEIPLEWLSQRMLRELSDEQRAALEKFGYDKLMGRLQELLKEQKERHEGGSKWIGTGGTSPFGNGGTNPEGVRIGGKGGNRTAVKVWEARAYKDYDAERELGTRNIKVALRRLRKFARLGAQEELALDATIKATANNAGYLDIKMQAERKNNIKVLMLLDVGGTMDDHIARTEELFSAAKTEFKNMEFFYFHNCVYDYLWKNNQRRHAEKSPTWDVLRKYPPDTKVIFVGDATMSPYEILQPGGSVEYNNEEAGATWLQRFTSSFPKFIWLNPEPEGLWQYRQSVSVIRQIMNNRMFPVTIEGLERGMRLLSK
- a CDS encoding GNAT family N-acetyltransferase is translated as MSPSSVTLSGAHVRLEPLVNDHLSAIQAAANDGQLWKLFFTTVPSFEKTQQWLDTALEMQKQEKAIPFAVRSLLSGEIIGSTRYCNIDQNNKRLEIGYTWYAKRAQRSAVNTECKLLLLSHAFEVLSCNAVEFRTDWFNRASQAAIERLGAKRDGVLRNHTILPDGRVRDTVVYSILQNEWPGVKKNLQFMLNQYP
- the rpsT gene encoding 30S ribosomal protein S20, with protein sequence MANTAQARKRARQAVKQNAHNSSQRSTLRTAIKAVRKAIEAGDKAAAAVIYQNSISTVDRIADKKIIHKNKAARHKSRLSAAIKALAA
- a CDS encoding DUF192 domain-containing protein; the protein is MIMHSIFTRLIALSAIALSSTSVSYAQTKSASVQLSAGIYVIHAEVAATDAERQQGLMMRTKLASNEGMVFDFGAPAGVCMWMKNTLIPLSVAFIDTEGKIVNIEDMQPETTDSHCAKKVVRYALEMNQGWFKQKNIKSGSKIEGLPLRP
- a CDS encoding pseudouridine synthase, which translates into the protein MKLILLNKPYNVMCQFSDHPSRPTLADYVKIPGVYPAGRLDADSEGLVLLTDDGQLQHSISHPDHKQAKTYLVQVEGKPTAQQLKLLSQPIDLGDFVTKTCIVKHINAPEWLWLRDPPIRQRADIPTSWLCIILSEGKNRQVRRMTAAAGLPTLRLIRSAIGNFSLESHPLLPGEWMEVQMQQK
- the icd gene encoding NADP-dependent isocitrate dehydrogenase, producing MYQHIKVPAEGKKITVNADYSLNVPDNPIIPFIEGDGTGVDISPVMMKVVDAAVAKAYAGKRKISWMEIYAGEKSTKVYGPDVWLPEETLRVLKDYVVSIKGPLTTPVGGGIRSLNVALRQELDLYVCLRPVRYFKGVPSPVREPHKTDMVIFRENSEDIYAGIEFAQGSEQVKKLIAFLKTEMGVTKIRFPETSGIGIKPVSIEGTERLVRKAIQYAIDNDKPSVTIVHKGNIMKYTEGGFRDWAYALAQKEFGAELIDGGPWCKFKNPKTGKDIIVKDSIADAFLQQILLRPNEYSVIATLNLNGDYISDALAAQVGGIGIAPGANLSDSIAMFEATHGTAPKYAGKDYVNPGSLILSAEMMLRHMGWLEAADLLISSTEKAITVKKVTYDFARLMEGATQVSCSGFGDVMIENM